In the genome of Xanthocytophaga agilis, one region contains:
- a CDS encoding porin family protein, with protein MKKVHYVGVIAMLLLFFATSASYAQAKFGIKGGVNLSNFYSGDDVSDNNLKPGFQAGLYVKAPIIEDVLFIQPELLYTRKGAQSTYSNFIQGSGKYQFGLGYAQLPVLLGVDLGIFNIHAGPYVAYLTDAKVKDVDNDGSINGVTDLNRDNFNSLDYGLSGGIGLDFEAAQIGLRYDLGLREVGASGLAGELTKNYKNSAIQLYVGFHF; from the coding sequence ATGAAAAAGGTACACTATGTAGGAGTAATTGCTATGTTACTTCTATTTTTTGCAACATCAGCAAGCTATGCACAAGCTAAATTTGGTATCAAAGGTGGAGTAAACTTATCTAATTTTTATTCCGGAGATGATGTTAGTGACAATAATCTAAAACCAGGATTTCAAGCGGGTTTATATGTGAAGGCTCCCATTATCGAAGATGTATTATTTATTCAGCCTGAGTTATTATATACCCGTAAAGGTGCTCAATCAACCTACAGTAATTTTATTCAGGGAAGCGGTAAATATCAGTTTGGATTAGGATATGCTCAGTTACCTGTTTTGTTAGGTGTAGATTTAGGAATATTTAATATTCACGCAGGACCTTATGTGGCTTATCTTACAGATGCTAAAGTAAAAGATGTCGATAATGATGGTAGTATTAATGGTGTAACAGATTTGAACCGGGACAATTTCAATTCGTTGGATTATGGGTTATCAGGTGGCATCGGACTGGATTTTGAAGCGGCTCAGATCGGATTGCGGTATGACTTAGGTCTGCGTGAGGTAGGGGCTTCAGGGCTAGCAGGTGAACTTACTAAAAACTATAAAAACAGTGCTATACAACTATATGTAGGCTTCCATTTTTAA
- a CDS encoding BamA/TamA family outer membrane protein — protein MKPKPHTTYHQKDSIYLSLCKFLCSRSCLLVWIVTITACTGTRFIPEGKYLYTGADLKFKHNGGIPNRGQLETEMEAVMKPAPNKSFLGMRPTLWFYYIAGTPKKKKGLRNFIKTKLGRPPVFLSDVSPERTSLNLKTILQNNGYFEANVEFAVTKKTKTAEVAYTAYIVTPPYRIRDIHYEKLDSIYGNLSTGLPKESLLKTNDIYKLATLEKEIKRVSETVRDSGFYYFSSNYLIFNADSSVGKRQVDLYLGFENIPDQAKKVYRLDTITIVNQYQLTRDSTTRGKYATDTIEGYKYRYRRNDFRPEIILNSVNLHKDSLYRRIDHELTLSRLTDLGVFKFVNIRFTPKGDSLLRVRILLTPLLKKSLRFEAQINSKSNSFVGPALTASFINRNFLKGAELFQFQINGAYEVQANAKQQSPVNAYELGSEASLTIPRFISPFHIPYSSHRYMPQTTMKVGFKLQNRVDYFLLNSVNIAYGYSWRETAKKNHTLYPADITFFQLGNISELFESRLQNDPYLQRSLRNQFILGSRYTFTYNSQTGEQDERKKDNIYFAGSLDFSGNLAYLTQRLAKSQENASDNAYEIAGRPYSQYSRADVDLRYYHDIDSKNQYAVRFIAGAGFAYGNATTMPYVKQFSSGGSNSIRAFRARSVGPGSFDIRTLQNTNTNYFIDQTGDIKLETNIEYRFGIIGYLKGAIFADAGNIWLVRSDTARPGGEFAWNRFYKEIAIGTGLGLRLDASFFVLRLDAAFPLRIPYLPENNRWVIQNVNIFNSRWRSNNLIFNIAIGYPF, from the coding sequence ATGAAACCCAAACCTCATACAACGTATCATCAAAAGGATTCTATTTACTTAAGTCTATGTAAATTCTTATGTAGTCGTTCCTGTTTGCTAGTATGGATAGTAACCATAACAGCCTGTACAGGTACACGTTTTATTCCAGAAGGCAAATATTTATATACAGGCGCTGATCTGAAGTTTAAACACAATGGAGGTATACCCAATAGAGGTCAACTTGAAACAGAGATGGAAGCAGTGATGAAGCCTGCTCCCAATAAAAGCTTTTTGGGTATGAGACCAACTCTGTGGTTTTATTATATTGCGGGTACTCCCAAGAAAAAAAAAGGCCTTCGTAATTTTATAAAGACAAAACTAGGACGCCCCCCTGTTTTCTTAAGTGATGTTTCACCAGAACGAACTTCTCTTAATCTTAAAACTATCCTTCAAAACAATGGATATTTTGAAGCCAATGTAGAATTTGCTGTTACAAAAAAAACGAAAACAGCGGAGGTTGCTTATACTGCTTACATTGTAACCCCACCCTATCGAATTCGAGATATACATTATGAAAAATTAGACTCTATATATGGCAATTTATCAACAGGTCTCCCTAAAGAGAGTCTTCTCAAAACCAATGACATCTACAAGTTGGCTACATTGGAAAAAGAAATTAAACGGGTGTCTGAAACAGTACGTGATAGTGGCTTTTATTATTTCAGCAGTAATTACCTGATTTTTAATGCTGACAGCAGTGTAGGCAAAAGACAGGTTGATTTATATTTGGGATTTGAAAATATACCAGATCAAGCAAAAAAAGTATATCGCCTTGATACCATTACAATCGTTAACCAGTACCAGCTCACCCGTGATTCCACTACACGTGGGAAGTATGCAACAGATACTATTGAGGGATATAAATATCGCTATCGTCGCAATGATTTCCGTCCGGAAATTATTCTTAATTCTGTCAATTTGCACAAAGATAGTTTATATCGGCGTATAGATCATGAACTCACCTTAAGTCGCCTCACAGACTTAGGTGTTTTTAAATTTGTCAATATTCGGTTTACCCCTAAAGGAGACAGTCTGCTTCGGGTGCGTATATTACTTACCCCACTATTAAAAAAATCACTCCGGTTTGAAGCTCAGATAAACTCAAAATCTAATAGCTTTGTTGGGCCAGCACTAACGGCCTCGTTTATCAATCGAAACTTTTTAAAAGGAGCAGAACTTTTCCAGTTTCAGATCAATGGAGCTTATGAGGTACAAGCCAATGCCAAACAACAAAGTCCTGTCAATGCATACGAGCTAGGTAGTGAGGCCAGCCTCACTATACCAAGGTTTATTTCGCCATTTCATATCCCCTACTCTTCACACAGATATATGCCCCAAACAACTATGAAGGTAGGGTTTAAACTGCAAAACAGGGTAGATTATTTCCTACTTAACTCGGTAAATATTGCGTATGGCTATTCATGGAGAGAGACAGCAAAAAAAAATCACACACTTTACCCTGCAGATATCACCTTTTTCCAATTAGGCAACATATCTGAATTATTTGAGAGCCGCCTGCAAAATGATCCGTACTTACAACGTAGTTTACGTAACCAGTTTATATTAGGGTCACGTTATACATTTACTTATAATTCCCAAACAGGTGAACAAGATGAGCGCAAAAAAGATAACATCTATTTCGCCGGAAGTCTTGACTTCTCAGGTAACCTTGCTTACCTGACTCAGCGCCTGGCTAAATCACAGGAAAATGCCTCCGATAATGCTTATGAGATTGCAGGTCGCCCCTATTCTCAATACTCCAGAGCAGATGTTGATCTGCGTTATTATCACGATATAGATTCCAAGAATCAGTATGCAGTCCGTTTCATTGCAGGAGCAGGCTTTGCATATGGTAATGCGACAACAATGCCTTATGTAAAGCAATTCAGCTCGGGTGGCTCCAATAGTATTCGGGCATTCAGAGCACGGTCTGTTGGTCCTGGATCTTTTGATATTCGCACCTTACAAAACACCAATACCAACTATTTCATAGATCAGACAGGTGATATAAAACTGGAAACAAACATCGAATATCGCTTTGGTATTATTGGGTATCTGAAAGGTGCCATCTTTGCTGATGCAGGAAATATATGGCTGGTTAGAAGTGATACCGCACGTCCAGGTGGAGAATTTGCTTGGAATCGGTTTTATAAAGAAATAGCTATAGGTACTGGTTTGGGATTACGGCTTGATGCTAGCTTCTTTGTCCTCCGCCTAGATGCAGCATTCCCATTACGAATACCTTATTTGCCGGAAAACAACCGCTGGGTGATCCAAAATGTAAATATCTTCAATTCTAGATGGCGTAGTAACAACCTGATTTTTAATATAGCTATTGGATATCCATTCTAA
- a CDS encoding translocation/assembly module TamB domain-containing protein, with protein sequence MTKLSASRIAKKILKAGIWTISGVLVILLLLVLVLQIPSVQTYLTSQITEYLQKKIKSRVEVGGVNVAFPKKIVLEDIYVEDQKKDTLLFSHRLAVNIDMLGLTRHSIAINGVELEKFTGHVNRTLPDSSFNFDFIINAFSDSVTVAKEDTTGKPWQFSIDDVNLKNIYATYKDDISKQNLVLNLGNLDLSFKELDLNKSIYAVDKLSIQHTSLLFESGSSKKPAETKATQPVDTTNSSSFPALSFKTLSLEDLHIKYYDQSGGLNLKADIGTSEIEADAIDLPTQKVDLNTFSLKNSVVRYQQEAQERKLVKAETKTTGNNASPKDTASGWKVTLADLSLADNHIIYDDFNSPQQIRGFDFAHMLLSYIQIDAEDIAYDNNTIAATINTLKFQEKSGFKLHNLKTKVLLTDTQAEAENLFVQTDNSVLKGDIRSTFQSLSTLSQTYPDMGLDIQIPESKLSVKDLLYFQPDLLKSIPVRITEKTTLHVKTIVKGQVKNLAIKEFQASTFSTTRLNLSGHIRNLPDIDRTTFQLAILPFETSALDIRTLLPPAMLPSSIRIPQHIQLTSTISGAVHNISTKTQIQTTLGDIIANAHLTTNKSFSNGTYQARVKARKIALGKLIKQDKDIGNLTASATIDGSGFSLKDMKTQIITRIQSVEYKKYTYQNIAIDGLAYPSQFAANISLADTNLNFSLIGSADFRKEIPNYVAVIDMKTANWQKLNFTNRDLSTRARITADLNFKSADYINGNVDIRQVAVASKGKIYTIDSLLYVSVQSKAKTDIKFNSDVLSGYFRGNINWSGLYGALEKHLTRYYALPNTPAYSESEPQNFEFALNLRNTAALTEILLPDVDSLRPGEIRGEFDSRKGQLDLKAQVYSVKYGEIKIDTALFLVESTPKQLKAIFTVEQIKQSSILIRNISLLTKAAENNLLTQLIIRDSVNKQKYLLGGNFHSLPNNSYSFHFFPDSVKLNYHPWQVAESNDIIISKSGVLFKDLIFTENGQKFSIANVNNQVSSLQAAFTNFRLETLGEIVRSDTSFVSGVLNGQASVVNQAQTSEITADLDIDNFSYTGQRVGDIHLLAQQKERGRFDVDLNLTGNGNKMDVKGFYLSNATENNIDFTATITELNLKSFYPFAQSQLKELSGNATGQFKIQGSTAKPAIQGELVFQNTSFNLKMLDSPFKLTNQAIKLDEEGIHFQKFTIQDQVNHNISINGDILTQDYSYYKLQLRINADKFQVLNTKPEDNNMYYGKLITSTTINIRGDSYKPIVNANIKVEGGSNLTYIVPQSDDVVAGREGIVRFVDIGTEQDPFIQSMKSKAVKDTTKSELRGYELTTNIEIDTSSTLNVIIDPIAGDKLSVKGETTLSYTMDPSGNMDLTGRYQVLSGTYSLSFYGLVKREFALNKNSSITWTGDPLNAALDIQATYTVEAPAADLIKNQVSDQRLSQAKQRMPFYVILNLKGVLLKPEISFKLDMPQDKQNAIGGIVYSTLQEINTRESDLNKQVFALFILQRFISDNPFESSSTGIEENVRSSVSKILTDQLNQLANRIQGVELELDVNSYQDYTTGSGQGRTQLELGVSKNLLNDRIIVKVTGNVNLEGSPASSQQDLSNFLGDLQLEYKLTEDGRLRLLGFRKRDFDIVSGQIYKTGAGVIFVRDYNSFKELFSKALAE encoded by the coding sequence ATGACAAAGTTATCTGCATCCAGAATCGCTAAGAAAATACTAAAAGCAGGAATATGGACAATTTCAGGAGTGTTGGTCATACTTCTGCTTTTAGTATTGGTTTTACAAATACCATCTGTTCAAACTTATCTGACCTCGCAGATTACAGAATATTTGCAGAAAAAAATTAAGTCACGCGTGGAAGTAGGTGGCGTTAATGTAGCTTTTCCAAAAAAGATTGTCCTGGAAGATATATATGTGGAAGACCAGAAAAAGGATACTTTGTTATTCAGTCACAGACTGGCAGTAAATATTGATATGCTTGGACTAACCCGTCACAGCATTGCTATAAATGGTGTAGAACTTGAAAAATTTACAGGACATGTTAATCGTACTTTACCTGATAGTAGTTTTAATTTTGATTTTATTATCAATGCTTTTTCTGACTCGGTTACAGTGGCGAAAGAAGATACAACAGGTAAACCATGGCAATTCTCAATTGATGATGTAAATCTAAAGAATATATATGCAACCTATAAAGATGATATAAGTAAGCAAAATCTTGTACTTAACTTGGGCAACCTTGATTTATCGTTCAAAGAGTTGGATCTGAATAAATCAATTTATGCTGTAGACAAACTTTCTATTCAACATACATCTTTACTGTTCGAATCCGGCAGTTCTAAAAAGCCTGCTGAAACAAAGGCCACTCAACCCGTTGATACAACTAATTCATCTTCCTTCCCAGCTCTTAGCTTTAAAACACTTTCGTTAGAAGATCTTCATATTAAATATTATGATCAGTCTGGTGGTCTAAACCTAAAAGCTGACATCGGTACATCGGAAATTGAGGCGGATGCCATTGATCTTCCAACACAGAAAGTGGATTTAAACACCTTTTCATTAAAAAATTCTGTTGTCCGCTATCAGCAAGAGGCCCAAGAGCGCAAATTAGTGAAGGCTGAAACAAAAACTACTGGTAACAATGCCTCCCCGAAAGATACAGCAAGTGGCTGGAAGGTTACACTAGCGGATCTGTCTCTGGCAGATAACCATATCATTTATGATGACTTTAATTCTCCTCAACAAATCAGAGGATTTGATTTTGCTCATATGTTACTGTCGTATATTCAGATAGATGCAGAAGATATAGCATACGACAACAATACCATAGCTGCTACTATCAATACACTCAAGTTTCAGGAAAAGAGTGGGTTTAAACTGCATAATCTAAAAACAAAAGTCCTTCTTACTGATACCCAGGCAGAAGCAGAAAATCTATTTGTTCAAACAGATAATAGTGTACTAAAAGGGGATATCCGATCAACATTTCAGTCGCTTTCTACCTTAAGTCAAACATACCCTGATATGGGTCTCGATATTCAAATTCCTGAAAGCAAACTAAGTGTTAAGGATTTACTTTATTTTCAGCCGGACTTACTTAAAAGTATTCCTGTACGTATTACTGAAAAAACAACCCTGCATGTTAAAACAATAGTAAAAGGACAGGTTAAAAACTTAGCGATCAAAGAATTTCAGGCAAGTACATTTTCCACCACCCGACTGAATCTCAGTGGTCATATACGAAATCTTCCGGATATTGACCGGACCACGTTTCAACTAGCGATTCTTCCATTTGAAACCTCAGCTCTGGATATTCGTACGCTGCTTCCTCCTGCGATGCTTCCTTCAAGCATCCGAATACCCCAGCATATTCAGTTAACATCAACGATCAGTGGAGCGGTACATAATATTTCAACGAAAACACAGATTCAAACTACACTAGGAGACATCATTGCCAACGCTCATCTTACTACAAATAAAAGCTTCTCAAACGGAACGTATCAGGCGCGAGTCAAAGCTCGCAAGATAGCTCTGGGCAAACTTATCAAACAAGATAAAGACATTGGTAATCTCACAGCTTCAGCAACCATAGATGGATCAGGGTTTTCATTAAAAGATATGAAAACTCAAATAATTACACGGATTCAGTCAGTTGAATATAAGAAATATACCTATCAAAATATAGCGATCGATGGTCTGGCATATCCATCACAGTTTGCAGCGAACATTTCATTGGCAGATACCAACCTTAATTTCAGTCTCATAGGAAGTGCTGACTTTCGAAAGGAGATCCCAAATTATGTCGCTGTCATAGATATGAAAACAGCTAACTGGCAAAAGCTAAATTTTACTAACCGGGATTTAAGTACCCGAGCCAGAATTACAGCCGATCTCAACTTTAAATCAGCAGATTATATCAATGGTAATGTAGATATACGCCAGGTTGCAGTAGCCAGCAAAGGTAAAATCTATACCATTGACTCTCTCTTATATGTTTCTGTCCAGTCAAAAGCTAAAACAGATATAAAATTCAACTCAGATGTTTTATCAGGGTATTTCAGAGGAAATATAAACTGGAGTGGTTTATATGGGGCACTTGAAAAACACCTTACTCGTTATTATGCCCTCCCTAACACACCTGCCTATAGTGAATCTGAACCTCAAAATTTTGAATTTGCTCTCAATCTCCGAAATACAGCAGCGCTTACTGAAATATTACTTCCTGATGTCGATTCGCTCCGACCTGGTGAAATCCGCGGGGAATTTGATAGCCGTAAAGGACAACTTGACCTCAAAGCACAGGTATATAGTGTAAAGTATGGAGAGATTAAAATAGACACGGCACTCTTTCTAGTAGAGTCTACTCCCAAACAACTGAAAGCTATTTTTACTGTTGAGCAAATTAAACAATCGAGCATTCTGATCAGAAATATATCATTATTAACAAAGGCAGCAGAAAATAACCTACTGACTCAACTCATCATTCGAGATTCTGTCAATAAACAGAAGTATCTTTTAGGTGGCAACTTTCATAGCCTGCCGAATAATTCATACTCGTTTCACTTCTTTCCTGATAGTGTAAAACTCAACTATCATCCATGGCAGGTAGCGGAGTCCAATGATATTATAATCAGTAAATCAGGGGTGCTATTTAAAGACCTGATCTTTACAGAAAATGGTCAAAAGTTTTCTATTGCCAATGTTAATAACCAAGTATCAAGTTTGCAGGCTGCTTTCACCAACTTTCGTCTGGAAACTCTTGGAGAAATTGTACGTTCGGATACAAGTTTTGTAAGTGGTGTACTAAATGGACAGGCGAGTGTGGTAAATCAGGCGCAAACCAGTGAAATAACGGCCGATTTAGATATTGATAACTTTTCCTATACGGGACAGCGAGTTGGAGATATACACTTACTTGCTCAACAAAAAGAAAGAGGAAGATTTGATGTTGATTTAAATCTAACTGGCAATGGTAATAAAATGGATGTAAAAGGATTTTATTTATCCAATGCAACAGAAAACAATATTGATTTTACTGCCACTATTACAGAGTTAAACCTTAAATCATTTTATCCATTTGCTCAGAGTCAGCTGAAAGAGCTTTCTGGAAATGCAACAGGTCAGTTTAAGATTCAAGGTAGTACAGCCAAGCCTGCTATACAGGGTGAGCTTGTCTTTCAGAATACTTCCTTTAACCTTAAAATGCTAGACAGTCCATTTAAACTTACTAATCAGGCAATTAAACTGGATGAAGAAGGCATACACTTTCAAAAGTTTACCATTCAGGATCAGGTTAACCATAACATTTCTATCAATGGTGATATCCTAACTCAAGATTACTCCTATTACAAACTACAGTTGCGTATTAATGCTGATAAATTTCAGGTATTAAATACAAAACCTGAAGATAATAATATGTACTATGGTAAACTTATAACCAGTACAACTATAAATATCAGAGGAGATTCGTATAAGCCTATTGTGAATGCCAATATCAAAGTAGAAGGTGGAAGCAATTTAACATATATAGTTCCTCAGTCAGATGACGTAGTAGCTGGACGTGAAGGAATTGTTCGGTTTGTAGATATAGGGACAGAACAAGATCCTTTTATACAAAGCATGAAGTCGAAGGCGGTAAAAGATACAACTAAAAGCGAATTGAGGGGATACGAACTTACTACCAACATCGAGATAGATACTTCCAGTACCTTAAATGTTATTATAGACCCAATAGCGGGTGATAAACTTTCAGTCAAAGGAGAAACTACTCTCAGCTATACCATGGACCCTAGTGGTAATATGGATCTGACAGGGCGTTATCAAGTACTTAGCGGAACATACTCCTTATCCTTTTATGGTCTGGTAAAACGTGAGTTTGCCCTCAACAAGAATAGTAGCATTACCTGGACAGGAGATCCATTGAACGCTGCTCTGGATATTCAGGCAACGTACACTGTGGAGGCACCTGCAGCTGATCTAATAAAGAACCAGGTATCAGATCAGCGGTTAAGTCAGGCCAAACAGCGAATGCCGTTCTATGTCATTCTAAATCTGAAAGGCGTTTTACTAAAACCTGAAATCAGTTTTAAACTGGACATGCCTCAAGATAAGCAAAATGCTATCGGCGGTATTGTATACTCAACCCTTCAGGAGATAAATACCCGTGAATCTGATTTAAATAAACAAGTATTTGCCCTCTTTATTTTACAACGATTTATTTCTGACAATCCGTTTGAAAGTTCCTCAACCGGAATTGAAGAGAATGTGCGAAGTAGCGTCAGCAAAATCCTTACTGACCAACTTAATCAATTAGCAAACAGGATTCAGGGCGTAGAACTGGAACTTGATGTTAATTCATACCAGGATTATACTACCGGGTCTGGACAAGGACGTACCCAATTGGAATTAGGTGTATCTAAAAACCTATTAAATGATCGCATAATAGTGAAAGTAACAGGCAATGTTAACCTGGAAGGCAGTCCAGCATCCAGCCAGCAAGATCTATCAAACTTTTTAGGAGATCTGCAACTTGAATATAAACTGACAGAAGATGGCAGACTGCGATTATTAGGTTTTCGTAAACGTGATTTTGACATCGTCAGTGGCCAGATATATAAAACTGGAGCCGGAGTTATTTTTGTAAGAGATTACAATTCGTTCAAAGAGTTGTTTTCCAAAGCTTTAGCAGAATAA
- a CDS encoding SDR family oxidoreductase: MTSITLKGQAAIVTGSSSGIGKAIALALGKAGADVLVNYHGHAEEGEQVAEDIRAMGVKSIAIKADVSKENDVNEMFDQALKTFGRIDIVVSNSGIQKDSPLVDMTLDQWNQVINVNLTGAFLCARRAAQEFRRQGIDTSISKAAGKLIFMSSVHEVIPWGGHCNYAASKGGMMLFMKSISQELAPHKIRVNSIGPGAIQTSINKEVWTDNESKEKLLELIPYGRIGLPEDVGKVAVWLASDEADYVNGTTIFVDGGMTLYPEFADNG; this comes from the coding sequence ATGACATCCATAACATTAAAAGGACAGGCTGCTATTGTAACAGGTAGTAGTTCTGGTATTGGTAAGGCTATAGCATTAGCTTTGGGAAAGGCAGGTGCTGATGTACTGGTAAATTATCATGGACATGCAGAGGAAGGGGAGCAAGTTGCTGAAGATATACGGGCAATGGGTGTAAAATCTATAGCTATCAAAGCCGATGTCAGTAAGGAAAATGACGTCAATGAGATGTTTGATCAGGCATTGAAAACTTTTGGGCGGATTGATATTGTGGTTAGTAACTCAGGAATTCAAAAGGATAGCCCATTGGTGGATATGACACTAGACCAATGGAATCAGGTAATAAATGTAAATCTTACGGGTGCTTTCTTATGTGCCCGCAGGGCTGCACAGGAATTTCGTCGTCAGGGGATAGATACATCCATTTCAAAGGCTGCTGGTAAACTGATATTTATGAGTTCTGTTCATGAGGTTATTCCCTGGGGTGGACATTGCAATTATGCCGCTTCAAAAGGTGGGATGATGTTATTTATGAAGTCTATCTCCCAAGAACTTGCCCCACATAAGATACGAGTAAATAGTATTGGACCAGGTGCTATTCAGACTTCAATAAATAAAGAAGTATGGACTGACAATGAATCCAAAGAAAAACTGCTGGAGTTGATTCCTTATGGACGAATTGGTTTACCTGAAGATGTAGGAAAAGTAGCTGTCTGGCTAGCTTCTGATGAAGCAGATTATGTTAACGGTACTACCATTTTTGTTGATGGAGGAATGACCCTTTACCCCGAATTTGCTGATAATGGGTAA
- a CDS encoding response regulator — translation MEKKVLIIEDEKEICLLLQKLLVSDSNAVECAFSLNEGIEKVSSLKPDVVLLDNNLPDGQGVDYINKFKNGANRKVIMISAMHNLREKAIEAGVDWFIEKPINIMTIRNLLK, via the coding sequence ATGGAAAAGAAAGTTTTAATTATAGAGGACGAAAAGGAAATCTGTCTATTACTACAGAAGCTTTTGGTTAGTGATTCTAATGCAGTAGAATGCGCCTTCTCCCTCAATGAAGGGATTGAAAAGGTATCTTCTTTAAAACCTGATGTAGTTTTGCTTGACAATAATCTCCCGGACGGCCAGGGAGTAGACTATATAAATAAATTTAAAAATGGCGCAAATAGAAAAGTTATTATGATAAGCGCTATGCATAATCTACGTGAAAAAGCAATTGAAGCTGGTGTGGACTGGTTTATTGAAAAACCAATTAACATTATGACGATTCGGAATTTACTTAAATAA
- a CDS encoding YtxH domain-containing protein — protein sequence MSNNGKIFLGIVAAAASGAIIGMLFAPDKGSGLRKKISESLSDWTDEVVKAVAKSKDTINSTVDRASTKVKSAVEEGANYANHAKSSSNV from the coding sequence ATGTCAAATAACGGTAAAATTTTCTTGGGAATTGTAGCAGCAGCAGCTTCAGGAGCCATCATCGGAATGTTATTCGCACCAGATAAAGGAAGTGGCCTTCGTAAAAAAATCAGCGAATCATTGAGTGATTGGACAGACGAAGTAGTAAAAGCTGTAGCTAAAAGCAAAGATACAATAAACTCTACAGTAGATAGAGCTAGTACAAAAGTGAAATCTGCCGTTGAAGAAGGTGCCAACTATGCAAATCACGCAAAATCCTCTTCAAACGTTTAG
- a CDS encoding phage holin family protein: MSVKDKLEDSMEHIEAYVQTRFELVLLNTSDKIAHLITDIVLLFIVGIVSLCIALFVGIGLAWWIGDKLQNMPAGFFIVSGIYILLGIILYIVSKKTIKTTFVKQLLNLWNHDRKH, translated from the coding sequence ATGAGTGTCAAAGACAAACTCGAAGATTCAATGGAGCACATAGAAGCGTATGTACAAACACGTTTCGAACTTGTGCTCCTGAATACTTCTGACAAGATCGCCCATCTTATCACTGATATTGTACTCTTATTTATCGTAGGTATCGTATCCTTGTGTATTGCACTTTTTGTGGGAATAGGATTAGCATGGTGGATTGGAGATAAGCTTCAGAATATGCCGGCTGGTTTTTTTATCGTTTCCGGAATTTACATTCTTTTGGGAATTATCTTATACATAGTGTCTAAAAAGACCATCAAAACTACATTTGTAAAGCAACTATTAAACTTGTGGAATCATGATAGGAAACATTGA
- a CDS encoding response regulator, with protein MNPYILVADDDADDRFLLQNAFQEEKIPNPVIYFRDGVELVEHLYKQQNDESLTPGLIILDLNMPRKDGRQALKEIKSNPDWRFIPVLVFTTSEAEKDIEESYQLGANSYIVKPSDYTKLTDLIRSIRDFWLGSVTLPRRSMINQSL; from the coding sequence ATGAATCCTTATATCCTTGTTGCTGATGATGATGCCGATGATAGATTTTTATTGCAGAATGCTTTTCAGGAAGAAAAAATACCTAATCCTGTTATCTACTTTCGGGATGGCGTAGAGTTAGTGGAGCACCTCTATAAGCAACAAAATGACGAATCCCTCACTCCAGGATTGATTATCTTAGATTTGAATATGCCACGAAAAGATGGAAGGCAAGCTTTAAAAGAGATAAAAAGCAATCCGGACTGGCGTTTTATTCCGGTGTTGGTTTTTACTACGTCTGAGGCAGAAAAGGATATAGAAGAATCCTATCAGTTAGGGGCAAATAGTTACATAGTAAAGCCCAGCGACTATACAAAACTAACAGATCTTATCAGATCTATTCGTGATTTTTGGCTGGGCTCTGTAACATTACCAAGAAGGTCCATGATTAATCAATCATTATAA